The window CTGGGTTGCAGCGGCCCGGTTCAACAGGGCTTGCAAGGATCCGATTCGACCGGACGCGGGGGACTCGCTCCGCGGTGGTGGCGGCTCGTCGCCCGTCGTGGTGCGGCGGTTCTTGCCGGTTGGCAGGCCGTCCCAGTGCTCATCCTGCTTGACAACCACGCCGCGGCCGACCGCCCGCGGATGGCTGGACAGCAGTGTCTCGCCGCTGGCATCGGGGACGGTCGTGTGCAGCATGACCTGGGATTTCGTCGCTCTGATCTCAACCAGCTGACGCGGGCGGACCTTGCGGGCGGGCACCGAGTATAGGTTTCCGCCGAACGCGACCAGACAGTCCTTGCCCACCGGCCGCAGACGCCGCTCGGCCACCAGATAAGGCGAGGATGGCAACGGCTTGAGGGCGGCGTGATCCCGGGCGGCTCGGTGTCCGATGACCTCGTGGTGGGTGGCGTGGGTGCGGGCGCGTCGCTGCGGCAACCACGCCATGAACGCGGCATCCAGCTCCTCGAGCGAGGAGAACGCCCGCCCGGCCATCACGTGATCACGCACGATCAACACCTGGCGTTCGACCCGGCCCTTCCCGGTGGGCCGGTAGGCGGCCAGCACGTCGATGTCGAAGTCGTAGTG is drawn from Streptomyces bottropensis ATCC 25435 and contains these coding sequences:
- a CDS encoding Mu transposase domain-containing protein, giving the protein MSIVYDRTKTVVRRHVAPGEAVPLHPEAVDFAGHYDFDIDVLAAYRPTGKGRVERQVLIVRDHVMAGRAFSSLEELDAAFMAWLPQRRARTHATHHEVIGHRAARDHAALKPLPSSPYLVAERRLRPVGKDCLVAFGGNLYSVPARKVRPRQLVEIRATKSQVMLHTTVPDASGETLLSSHPRAVGRGVVVKQDEHWDGLPTGKNRRTTTGDEPPPPRSESPASGRIGSLQALLNRAAATQIEVGRRPLSVYDELTGTRPFTTNYPTNESS